GGCCTCCGGCTTGAGGGATGCGGTGGATTTCTCTGCGGGCATGCGCGGCCTCCTTGCGTGCGGGGTGAATCGGACGGGACCACCGTAGCCCAGCCGGAGCGCCAGGCAAAACGATACTGGCACGGAGCCAAGGGTTATTGGGTGGGCGTCAGCCGGCCCGTGTGCGGGCAGCGCCCGCTCAGGGCTGGGCCAGGGCCTGCAGCAATTGCTGTTCGATGCGCAGCTGTCGCTCGGCGCTTTGCAGCGCCTCGCCGCTCACCACGAAGGTGTCTTCCACGCGTTCGCCCAGGGTGCTGACCTTGGCCAGTTGCACGCTCAGGCCGTGGCGCGCCAGCACCTGGGCCACCAGGTAGAGCAGGCCGGCGCGGTCGGTGGCGGAGAGGGTCAGGATCCAGCGTTCGCCGCGTTCGTCGGGGCGCAGCGTCACGCGCGGCGTGATCGGAAAGCTGCGCGCGCGCCGCGACAGGCGCCGGGGGCGTGGCTCGGGCAGGGCGGTGCGCGGGTCCAGCGCCCGGGGCAGCCCGTCCTGCACCAGCGCCATCAGCTCGCGCACACCGGTGTTGCCGTGGCGCGCGATCACCTGGAAGGTGTCGAGCGCATGGCCGTCCAGCGTGGTGTGGATGCGCGCGGCCAGGATGGAGAAGTCGGCGCGGTCAAAGTAGCCGCAGATGCGCAGGAACAGCTCGCTCTGGTCGGGCGTGTACACCAGCACCTGCAGGCCCTCGCCGGCCAGCGACTTGCGCGCGCGCACCACCGGCTGCGCCCCGCCCACCAGGCTCCAGAGCTGGCGCGCATGCCAGGCGATGTCGCCCGCGTCATGGCGCAGGAAGTAGCCCACGTCCAGCGTGCGCCACAGCCGCTCGTGGGCCAGCGGGGGCAGCGCGTGCAGCGCCAGCACCACGCGGGCGTCGCGCTTGCGCTCCTCGATCTCGGTGGCGGGCTCGGGGGTGCGCCCGCCCAGCACCGCAAGCGTGGCGTGGTAGAGGTCTTCGAGCAGCTTGCCCTTCCAGGCCGTCCACACGCGTGGGCCGGTGCCGCGGATATCGGCCACGGTGAGCAGGTACAGGCCGGTGAGTGCCCGTTCGTTGCCCACGCGCCGGGCAAAGGCGGCGACGACGGCCGGCTCGCTCAAGTCCTGCTTTTGCGCCACCTGGCTCATCAGGAGATGCTCGGCCACGAGAAACTCCACCAGCGCCGCGTCCTCGCCGGTGATGCCGTGCGCGGCGTAGCGCCGGCAAAAGCGCGCCACCTCGCGTGCGCCGATCTGCGAATGGTTGCCACCGCGCCCCTTGCCGATGTCGTGAAACAGCGCGGCGATGGTCAGCAGCCAGGGCTTGTCCCAGCCCGTGGCCAGTTGCGAGCACAGCGGATATTCGTGGGCATGCTCGGGCATGAAGAAGCGCCGCAGGTTGCGCACCACCATGAGGATGTGCTGGTCCACGGTGTAGGCGTGGAACAGGTCGTGCTGCATCTGCCCCACGATGCGCCGAAACGGCGCGAGCAGGCGCCCCAGCACCGAGGTCTGGTTCATCAGGCGCAGCGCGTGCGTCACGCCCGAGCCCTGGCGCAGGATCTGCATGAAGCAGGCGCGATTGGCCTCATCCTCGCGAAACGCCCGCTTCATCAGCGGGCGCGCGTTGTACAGCGCGCGCAGCGTCTGCACCGACAGGCCGGTGATGCCCGGCGTGCTCTGGTAGCGCAGGAAGGTGCGCACGATGGCCTGGGGGCGGCGTTCGTACAGGTCGCGGCGTGCGATCTCCAGCAGACTGCCTTTTTGCAGGAACTCCGCATCGATCAGGATCAGCGGCTCGGACGCGGGTTGCACGCGCTCCTCGATCTCCAGCAGCAGGATCTGCGTGAGCTGCGAGACGGCCTTGGCCGCCCAGTAGTAGCGGCGCATGAGCTGCTCGCTTGCGCGCAGCAGCCGCCCGCCGCTGCCCTGCGTATCCGTGAGGCCGAAGGCCTGCGCCACCGCGGCCTGCAGGTCGAAGACGAGGCGGTCTTCATGGCGCGCGGCCACCACGTGCAGGCGCGCGCGTACCAGCCAGAGCATGGCTTCATTGCGCTGCAGCTGGCGCAGCTCGTAGGGCGTGGCCAGGCCGCGCTCGGCCAGCTCGCGCCAGCTCGTGCCCAGCCGTGCGGCGCGCGCCAGCCACAGCACCAGGTGCAGGTCGCGCAGGCCGCCGGGCGACTCCTTGCAGTCGGGCTCCAGCGCATAGGGCGTGTGTTCGTGGCGCGTGTGGCGCTGGTGCAGCTCCAGCAGCTTGGCCTGCATGAAGGCGCGCACGTCCAGCGCGCGCGCGTGGGCGGTCCGCAGCTCGGCAAACAGGCGCGTGCTGCCCGCCAGGCGCCGCGCCTCCAGCAGCGCGGTCTGCAAGGTGAGATCGGCGCCGCTGGCCTGCAGGCATTCGGGCAGCGTGCGCACGCTGGAGCTGATCCTCAGGCCAGCGTCCCAGCAGCAGGCGATGAAGGTCTCGATCGCCGCCGTCGCCGCGCCCGTGCCCACCAGCACCAGCACGTCCACGTCGGAATGCGGGAACAGCTGGCGCCGCCCGTAACCGCCGGTGGCCACGAGTGCGGCCTGCCTGCCGATGTGCGCACGCCCCCAGAGCGCACGCAGCAGCGTGTCGCTGGCGTCCGAGAGCGCGCGCAGGATGCGGCGTACACCTTGCGGGCGCAGGTCAGGCTGCATCAGCGCCGCCAGCAGCGCGGCGCGGCGCTGGCGGTGTTCGGCCTGCAGTGCGGTCAGTTCGGCGCCGGTGCAAGCCATGGGGGCGGCCTCGCGGGGGGAAGGGCGCGGGCGCAGTCAGGTCGCCGTGGCGGTGACGAAGTCGGGCAGCGGCGGGTAGCCTGCCGAGAGCGTGAGCACGTCGAAGCCGGTTTCGGTCACCAGGATGGTGTGCTCCCACTGCGCCGAGAGGCTGTGGTCCTTGGTGATGATGGTCCAGCCGTCCTTGCCCAGCTCCTTGATGTCGCGCTTGCCCAGGTTGAGCATGGGCTCGATGGTGAAGGTCATGCCGGGCTTGAGCTCCACGCCCGTGCCGGGGCGCCCGTAGTGCAGCACCTGCGGCTCGTCGTGGAACTTCCTGCCTATGCCGTGGCCGCAGAACTCGCGCACCACCGACAGGCCGTGGCCTTCGGCAAAGGTCTGGATGGCGTGGCCGATGTCGCCCAGGTGCGCGCCGGGCCGCACCTGCTGGATGCCCAGCCACATCGATTCGTAGGTGAGCTTGACCAGGCGCCTGGCCGCGATCGAGCATTCGCCCACGAGGAAGGTGCGGCTGGTGTCGCCGAACCAGCCATCCTTGGTGATCACCGTCACGTCCACGTTGACGATGTCGCCCTTCTTGAGCGCCTTGTCGTTCGGTATGCCGTGACACACCACGTGGTTGACCGAGGTGCACAGATGGCCGGGGTAGGGCGGGTAGCCGGGCGGCTGGTAGCCTATGGTGGCCGACACCGTGCCCTGCTGCTTCATGCATTCGGCGCCGAGCCGATCGATCTCGATGGTGGGCAGGCCCGGCACGATGTGCGGAGTGAGGTAGTCGAGCACTTCGGACGCCAGACGGCAGGCTTCGCGCATGCCGGCAATGCCGGCCGCATCCTTGATTTCTATGGTCATTGCGAAATTATCCCATTCGCAACAGGTGCATGCCGCTTCACTAAAATTGCCCTTTCGCCAACCCTCCCTCGCGTCCGGCTTGCCGCTGTCCCAGTCAGCGGCCGTGGCAAGCCACAGCCGCGGCTTGCGTTTTCAGGCCCCCACGTGTCCTTGCATCTCACCCTGTTTGCCGGCGGCAACGCCATCGGATCGTTTCGCGCGCAGCGGCTGCTCGCCAGCCTGCAGGCCGTGCACCCCAGGGTGGTCGGCGTGCAGGCCCGCCATCTGCATCTGGTGGCCACGCCCGGGCCGCTGGACGCGGCCATGCGCGATCGCCTGGCCGCGCTGCTGGACTACGGAGAACCCTTGGGAGCCGCCGACGAGGGCGAGGCGCTGATCGTCACGCCGCGCCTGGGCACGATCTCGCCCTGGGCCTCCAAGGCCACCGACATCGCGCGCAACTGTGGACTTGCGGTGCAGCGCATCGAGCGGGTGACCGAGTACCGCTTCGCGCTCAAGGGCGGCCTGCTGGGCGGCAAGGCCGAACTCACGCTCGCGCAGCGCGACCAGATTGCCGCGCTCTTGCACGACCGCATGACCGAGTCGGTCGTCGCCACGCGGGGCGAGGCCGAGCGGCTCTTCACCGAACTGCAGGCCGAGCCCATGGCGAGCGTGGACGTGCTCGCCCGGGGCCGCGCCGCGCTGGAGACGGCCAACACCGCCTGGGGCCTGGCGCTGGCCGATGACGAGATCGACTACCTGGTGGCGGCCTTCACCCAGCTCGGGCGCAACCCCACGGACGTGGAGCTGATGATGTTCGCCCAGGCCAACAGCGAGCATTGCCGCCACAAGATCTTCAATGCGCAATTCACCATCGACGGCGTGGCGCAGGCGCACACGCTGTTCGGCATGATCCGCCACACCGAGGCCACCTCGCCGCAGCACACCATCGTCGCCTATGCCGACAACGCCTCCGTGATGGAGGGCGCCGAGGTAGAAGAATTCATGGCCAAATCGGCCTCAAACGCAGGCGAGGCGGGCGCCGGCAGCTATCAAAAACAAAAGATGCTGCGCCACGTGCTGATGAAGGTGGAAACACACAACCACCCCACGGCGATCTCCCCCTTCCCCGGCGCCTCCACCGGCGCGGGCGGCGAGATCCGCGACGAAGGCGCCACCGGCCGCGGCTCGCGCCCCAAGGCGGGGCTGACGGGCTTCACGGTCTCCAGACTCTGGGGCAGCGCGCTGGGCAAGCCCGAGCACATCGCCAGCCCACTGCAGATCATGACCGAAGGCCCGCTGGGCGGCGCGGCCTTCAACAACGAGTTCGGCCGCCCCAATCTGGCGGGCTACTTCCGTGAATACGAACAACTGGTCGATGGCGTGCAGCGCGGCTACCACAAGCCCATCATGCTGGCCGGTGGCCTGGGCAGCATCGACGCGCGCCTGACGAAGAAAATCCCCTTCCCCGCCGGCACGCTGCTGGTGCAATTGGGCGGCCCCGGCATGCGCATCGGCATGGGCGGCGGTGCGGCCAGCTCCATGGCCAGCGGCGCCAACGCGGCCGCGCTGGACTTCGACTCCGTGCAGCGCGGCAACCCCGAGATCGAGCGCCGCGCGCAAGAAGTCATCAACCAGTGCGCGGCCCTGGGCGAGGCCAATCCCATCCTGGCGATCCATGACGTGGGCGCGGGCGGCCTGTCCAACGCCTTCCCTGAACTGGTCAACGACGCCGGGCGCGGTGCGCGTTTTGACCTGCGCGCCGTGCC
This portion of the Comamonas flocculans genome encodes:
- a CDS encoding [protein-PII] uridylyltransferase, whose product is MACTGAELTALQAEHRQRRAALLAALMQPDLRPQGVRRILRALSDASDTLLRALWGRAHIGRQAALVATGGYGRRQLFPHSDVDVLVLVGTGAATAAIETFIACCWDAGLRISSSVRTLPECLQASGADLTLQTALLEARRLAGSTRLFAELRTAHARALDVRAFMQAKLLELHQRHTRHEHTPYALEPDCKESPGGLRDLHLVLWLARAARLGTSWRELAERGLATPYELRQLQRNEAMLWLVRARLHVVAARHEDRLVFDLQAAVAQAFGLTDTQGSGGRLLRASEQLMRRYYWAAKAVSQLTQILLLEIEERVQPASEPLILIDAEFLQKGSLLEIARRDLYERRPQAIVRTFLRYQSTPGITGLSVQTLRALYNARPLMKRAFREDEANRACFMQILRQGSGVTHALRLMNQTSVLGRLLAPFRRIVGQMQHDLFHAYTVDQHILMVVRNLRRFFMPEHAHEYPLCSQLATGWDKPWLLTIAALFHDIGKGRGGNHSQIGAREVARFCRRYAAHGITGEDAALVEFLVAEHLLMSQVAQKQDLSEPAVVAAFARRVGNERALTGLYLLTVADIRGTGPRVWTAWKGKLLEDLYHATLAVLGGRTPEPATEIEERKRDARVVLALHALPPLAHERLWRTLDVGYFLRHDAGDIAWHARQLWSLVGGAQPVVRARKSLAGEGLQVLVYTPDQSELFLRICGYFDRADFSILAARIHTTLDGHALDTFQVIARHGNTGVRELMALVQDGLPRALDPRTALPEPRPRRLSRRARSFPITPRVTLRPDERGERWILTLSATDRAGLLYLVAQVLARHGLSVQLAKVSTLGERVEDTFVVSGEALQSAERQLRIEQQLLQALAQP
- the map gene encoding type I methionyl aminopeptidase, coding for MTIEIKDAAGIAGMREACRLASEVLDYLTPHIVPGLPTIEIDRLGAECMKQQGTVSATIGYQPPGYPPYPGHLCTSVNHVVCHGIPNDKALKKGDIVNVDVTVITKDGWFGDTSRTFLVGECSIAARRLVKLTYESMWLGIQQVRPGAHLGDIGHAIQTFAEGHGLSVVREFCGHGIGRKFHDEPQVLHYGRPGTGVELKPGMTFTIEPMLNLGKRDIKELGKDGWTIITKDHSLSAQWEHTILVTETGFDVLTLSAGYPPLPDFVTATAT